A region of the Plasmodium vinckei vinckei genome assembly, chromosome: PVVCY_11 genome:
CATTCCAACCCTTTGTGAAAAAActgaaaattttttgacacaatttaaaatacaATTATTTTCGTTGCTATCTAATTCTTTTGATCGAAATGATGAAATGCATTCGTTAAAGCACATTTCAACAATtgaattatatgtattcaTAGTATCTTCATATTCtg
Encoded here:
- a CDS encoding mitochondrial import inner membrane translocase subunit TIM9, putative, whose protein sequence is MDKSLDLSGFNKNDREKVLRKINKAEYEDTMNTYNSIVEMCFNECISSFRSKELDSNENNCILNCVKKFSVFSQRVGMKFTQNVNDEMQKKT